The Streptomyces collinus DNA segment GTCAGTTCTCCGTCCTCGACGGCAGTGTGAAGAAGGGCCCCGCGGTCAAGCCGCTGGAGGCGAAGAAGGTGACGGTGAACGGCGACTCGATCACGCTCGCCTGATTCCGCCCGGCCGCTCCAGGCACGCCAGCACCTCGTCCGTGGTCGCGACCGTGGCGACCAACGCGAGGGTGTGGCGGATCATCGCGGGGGTGTAGTCGGAAGGCACCCCCGCGATGGCGTCCGCCGGGACGACGACGGTGTAGCCGCGGTTCACGGCGTCGAACACGGCGTTGGGCACGGCCACGTTGGCCGAGACCCCGGTGACGATCAGCGTGCGGCAGCCGAGGTTGCGCAGCAGCGGGTCGACGTCGGTGCCCTGCAGGGGTGACAGCCCGTGCAGCCGCCGTACGACGAGGTCCTCGTCGGCGACCTCGATCGGGGCCGCCACCCGCACCGCCGGGGTGCCGGCCAGCTGCTGGACGGGCAGGCGTGCGGCGGCGCGGAAGAGGCGGGCGTTGCGGCTGGCCCCCCGGCCGTCGGAGCGGCGCTCGGCGACGGCGTGCACGACCTGAACGCCCCTTTCGTGGGCGGCTGCCACCAGCCGGGCGACGTTGGCCAGGGCACCGCCGGCGCGTGCCTCCTCGGCGAGTTCGGGCAGTGCGCTGTCCGCCCCGACGACACCCTCCTGGCACTCGACGGTGAGCAGCACCGTGGTGCCCGGTTCGAGGAGTCGGCTGAGCGCTTCGTACGAGGGCACGGTTCCCCCTGTCACCGGCGGCTGGGCGGGCGAGCGTAACCACCATTGCGCACGGACGGAAGAGAACCCATCCTTTTCTGACGTGATGTCAGAGGATCTCCTCTGGCACGACGTGGGAGAAAGAGGGGGAGCATGACTGTCACACAGCAGCGCAGAGGCCGGAAGATCATGATGACGCCGGGCGAGCTGGACGACTTCCTGACCACCCAGCGCACCTGCCGGGTCGCCACGGTCTCGGCCGGCGGCGCACCGCACGTGAGCACGCTGTGGTTCGCCTGGGACGGCGCGTCGATGTGGCTGTACTCGGTCGTGCGCAGCAAGCGCTGGACCGACCTGCGGCGCGACCCGCGGGTGGCGATCGTGGTCGACACCGGCGAGGAGTACGACGAGCTGCGCGGCGCCGAGCTGTCCGGCACGGTCGAGTTCGTGGGCGAGATACCGCGGACGGGCGAGCTGCGCGCCGAACTCGACGTCCCGGAGACGCTGTTCGCGCGGAAGAACTTCGGCCTTGAGGAGATGCCGCACGACGGCCGGCACGCCTGGATCCGGCTGACGCCGGAGAAGATCGTCTCCTGGGACTTCCGCAAACTGGCCGGGCAGTAGCCGCTCCTCCCGGAACTCCGGCCGAGGCACGGGCCACGGCCGCTCCCGGGGACGTCAGCCGGCACTCTCCCCCGCCGCCCGCAGGGCCTGCACCGCCGCCCGGATCGACGGGCGGCGGTCCGCGTCCGCGCGCCAGACGACGTACACGTGCCGCCGGACCCGCTGTCTGAGCGGCACGGTCACGACCCCGGCGGGCACGGGACGGCGGCCGAGCACCGGGGCGATGCACACCCCGAGCCCTGCGGCGACCAGCGCCAGCTGGGTGTGGTTCTCGGCGGCGCGGTGGCCGACGATCGGCTCGACGCCCTTGGAGCGCAGCGTGAACATCAGCCACTCATGGCAGAACTCGCCCTCGCCCCAGGTGATCCACTCGTCGTCGGCGAACTCGGCGAGATCCACCTCTTCGCGCGCCGCGAGCCGGTGGGCCACCGGCATGGCGACCTCGGCCGGGTCGTCCAGGATCGACGCCTTGACCAGCCCGTCGGGCAGCGCCATCGGCTTGTTGTACCAGTCGAGCACCACGGCGAGGTCGAGGTCGCCGCGCACGACTCCGGCGATGCCGAGCTCCGGTTCGAGCTCGCAGGAGCGCAGCCGGAGCGCGGGGTGCTGCTCGCGCAGCTCGGCCAGCGCGCGGGGGAACAGCCCCCGCGCGGCCGTCGGGAACGCCGACAGTCTGAGCTCGCCGACGACCTGTCCGCGCTGCGCCTCCAGGTCGGACTGGGCGAGTTCGACCTGGGACAGGATGCGTGCGGCGTGCTCGGCGAGCAGCCGGCCCGCGTCGGTGAGCCGCACGCCCCGCCCGTTCTTGGCGAGGAGCTGCTGCCCGACCTCCCGTTCCAGCTTGGAGAGCTGCTGCGAGACGGCGGACGTGGTGATGTGCAGCCCCTCAGCCGCGCCGCTGACCGAGCCGTGCCGGGCGAGGGCATCGAGGGTGCGCAGGCGCTCC contains these protein-coding regions:
- a CDS encoding cysteine hydrolase family protein, whose protein sequence is MPSYEALSRLLEPGTTVLLTVECQEGVVGADSALPELAEEARAGGALANVARLVAAAHERGVQVVHAVAERRSDGRGASRNARLFRAAARLPVQQLAGTPAVRVAAPIEVADEDLVVRRLHGLSPLQGTDVDPLLRNLGCRTLIVTGVSANVAVPNAVFDAVNRGYTVVVPADAIAGVPSDYTPAMIRHTLALVATVATTDEVLACLERPGGIRRA
- a CDS encoding LysR family transcriptional regulator, with the translated sequence MLNLERLRTLDALARHGSVSGAAEGLHITTSAVSQQLSKLEREVGQQLLAKNGRGVRLTDAGRLLAEHAARILSQVELAQSDLEAQRGQVVGELRLSAFPTAARGLFPRALAELREQHPALRLRSCELEPELGIAGVVRGDLDLAVVLDWYNKPMALPDGLVKASILDDPAEVAMPVAHRLAAREEVDLAEFADDEWITWGEGEFCHEWLMFTLRSKGVEPIVGHRAAENHTQLALVAAGLGVCIAPVLGRRPVPAGVVTVPLRQRVRRHVYVVWRADADRRPSIRAAVQALRAAGESAG
- a CDS encoding pyridoxamine 5'-phosphate oxidase family protein encodes the protein MTVTQQRRGRKIMMTPGELDDFLTTQRTCRVATVSAGGAPHVSTLWFAWDGASMWLYSVVRSKRWTDLRRDPRVAIVVDTGEEYDELRGAELSGTVEFVGEIPRTGELRAELDVPETLFARKNFGLEEMPHDGRHAWIRLTPEKIVSWDFRKLAGQ